A genomic window from Glycine max cultivar Williams 82 chromosome 17, Glycine_max_v4.0, whole genome shotgun sequence includes:
- the LOC547792 gene encoding aspartate aminotransferase isoform X1: MASSFLSAASHAVSPSCSLSTTHKGKPMLGGNTLRFHKGPNSFSSSRSRGRISMAVAVNVSRFEGIPMAPPDPILGVSEAFKADNSDVKLNLGVGAYRTEELQPYVLNVVKKAENLMLERGDNKEYLPIEGLAAFNKATAELLLGADNPAIKQQRVATVQGLSGTGSLRLGAALIERYFPGAKVLISAPTWGNHKNIFNDASVPWSEYRYYDPKTVGLDFEGMIEDIKSAPEGSFILLHGCAHNPTGIDPTPEQWEKIADLIEEKNHIPFFDVAYQGFASGSLDEDAASVRLFVARGIEVLVAQSYSKNLGLYAERIGAINVISSSPESAARVKSQLKRIARPMYSNPPVHGARIVADVVGNPVLFNEWKAEMEMMAGRIKNVRQQLYDSITSKDKSGKDWSFILKQIGMFSFTGLNKNQSDNMTNKWHVYMTKDGRISLAGLSLAKCEYLADAIIDSYHNVS; this comes from the exons ATGGCTTCTTCGTTTCTATCCGCAGCTTCGCACGCTGTCTCACCCTCTTGTTCTCTGTCCACCACGCACAAG GGAAAGCCCATGCTTGGAGGCAACACTTTGAGATTTCACAAAGGACCCAATTCCTTCTCTAGTTCAAGG TCTAGAGGTCGGATCTCTATGGCTGTTGCAGTTAATGTATCTCGGTTTGAAGGCATACCTATGGCTCCTCCTGATCCAATTCTCGGAGTTTCCGAGGCGTTTAAGGCAGACAATAGTGATGTCAAGCTCAATCTTGGAGTTGGGGCATACAGAACAGAAGAACTACAGCCATATGTGCTTAATGTTGTTAAGAAG GCAGAGAATCTTATGCTGGAGAGAGGGGATAACAAAGAG TATCTCCCAATTGAGGGTTTGGCAGCATTTAATAAGGCAACTGCAGAGTTGTTACTCGGAGCAGACAACCCAGCAATCAAACAGCAAAGA GTTGCCACTGTCCAAGGTCTTTCTGGAACTGGTTCTCTGCGACTAGGTGCAGCTCTGATAGAGCGATATTTTCCTGGGGCAAAAGTTTTGATATCAGCTCCTACCTGGG GTAATCACAAGAATATTTTCAATGATGCTAGTGTCCCATGGTCTGAGTACCGATATTATGATCCCAAGACAGTTGGGTTGGATTTTGAGGGCATGATTGAAGATATAAAG TCAGCTCCGGAAGGATCTTTTATCTTACTTCATGGATGTGCTCATAATCCTACTGGTATTGATCCAACACCTGAACAGTGGGAAAAAATAGCTGatttaattgaagaaaagaacCACATTCCCTTTTTTGATGTTGCTTACCAG GGGTTTGCTAGTGGAAGCCTTGATGAAGATGCAGCTTCTGTGAGACTGTTTGTGGCACGTGGCATCGAGGTTCTTGTAGCTCAATCTTACAGTAAAAATCTCGGTCTCTATGCTGAAAGGATTGGAGCAATCAATGTGATTTCATCGTCACCAGAATCTGCAGCAAG GGTAAAGAGCCAACTGAAAAGGATTGCCCGACCAATGTACTCTAATCCACCGGTACACGGGGCTAGGATAGTTGCCGATGTTGTTGGAAACCCAGTTCTCTTTAATGAATGGAAAGCAGAGATGGAAATGATGGCTGGAAGGATAAAGAATGTTAGACAGCAGCTATATGATAGTATTACTTCAAAAGACAAAAGTGGAAAGGATTGGTCATTCATACTTAAGCAGATAGGCATGTTCTCATTCACTGGCTTGAACAAGAACCAG AGTGACAACATGACAAACAAGTGGCACGTATACATGACAAAGGATGGAAGGATTTCCCTGGCAGGATTGTCGTTGGCTAAATGCGAATACCTTGCGGATGCTATTATTGATTCATATCATAATGTCAGCTGA